Proteins co-encoded in one Gossypium arboreum isolate Shixiya-1 chromosome 11, ASM2569848v2, whole genome shotgun sequence genomic window:
- the LOC108471104 gene encoding uncharacterized protein LOC108471104, translating into MNKKEILKLAKGFRGRAKNCIRIARERVEKALQYSYRDRRNKKRDMRSLWIQRINAGTRQHGVNYGNFMHGLMKENIQLNRKVLSEISMHEPYSFKALVDISRNAFPGNKNVVLPTRKADVSINV; encoded by the exons ATGAACAAGAAGGAGATATTAAAGTTGGCCAAGGGATTCAGGGGAAGGGCAAAGAACTGTATACGGATAGCAAGAGAACGGGTTGAGAAGGCCTTGCAGTATTCCTATAGAGATCGCAGAAACAAGAAGCGTGACATGCGTTCTTTATGGATTCAACGCATCAATGCTGGCACTCGTCAACATGGG GTAAACTATGGTAACTTCATGCATGGACTGATGAAAGAGAACATACAATTGAACAGGAAAGTACTGTCTGAAATATCTATGCATGAACCATACAGTTTTAAGGCTCTCGTAGACATTTCCCGGAATGCCTTCCCCGGAAATAAAAATGTTGTGCTCCCTACAAGAAAAGCAGATGTTTCAATCAATGTATAA